The sequence below is a genomic window from Chrysoperla carnea unplaced genomic scaffold, inChrCarn1.1, whole genome shotgun sequence.
tttttatgaacatacttgtaacaaaaaatttttgtcatagtggaccgcttttgtgaacatatttgtgttttataaaaaaaaaaaaataaaaaatatcacattgtaaaaatattatttttattgtaagtttcttatttaaaaaaacagtgttgtattataataatattaaaaaaatatatatttataaattatcgaaaatacattataattattattctgaaaagtataaaaacagagttgtattataataatatttaaaaaatatatatttataaattatcgaaaatacattataattattattctgaaaagtgtccattgtcatcatcatcatctttcttcataagataattttcaattatttctttcacttgaacatagtcggataactcgtctgatgtaaatacactgtagtaagattgttcaaaaatggatagtcctacaattccatctgtttgtccagagtggatattttttaaaatccagttcCAATTTTGTTTGTCTTCATCGTCTGACGATGGgggaaaatttcacttctaagcccatttgttctaccttatcaataaggtagtttaaagtttccggtcgaccacatttaattgccatattaactaatgttttaaaatactttgttaacacattgtttaaagtacttaaactacaattatctttaatcatattaacaatacagttgttatcactattatgattaccaaagtcttgcattttgtatgttataactaacactaaattgttttctacaataattCTACCTAACTATCAGTTTTTTGACACCCCcaccactactctatcaattgttcatgCGCATTACTATATCAATTGTTTGTACACCTATCACAATACCGAACCACTTTGAGGATCatcacaacaacaacagcaggacacatttctgaaacaacagcaaaaattagctaaatattaaaaacataaaatataaaatacttacactcaacaaataatgctatagtggccccatggttttgtttcacatgaattgtgagtaatgtatcgtttttggtcaaatggtgataagcccactttctgctgtttgatggtatgtaagcggtgtcgcttggattggatgctttgctgaacacggtaaaagttacggttctcaagcaaacaccgcttatagtcctcaaaagtaagttttcggatagctgacttcttgagacccttggatcgtttagtctcttttttattttgcacccgaatagcatacattttgctacgtaatccgacaaattctagCATAACATCACCATTATTTTCATCGGACATTAAACCCTTGACTTTCTTATTACGTAGTGGCATACCATAGATGTTGTCGGGTGCATAGTCAGCCGTATCAAAACGATTAATATCCTGTTTCATGACCTCATAGACGTCAGTATTTCTCACGCTATAAATTAGACTATCGGTGTCTGTGTATAATAACCTGACATTTGTGGGGTTGTACCGTTGGTACATGTAGTTGTAGTGGAAGTCATACACAAACGTTTTCGATATGTCTAAAATTGTGAAGCCTATGTAGATGGGTTTGTTGAAACGTAtctgtgattttttcatttcaacaataCTGACGTCATTGTCGAGCACCATCATACTGTGAAAATTGGGTTTGGCAATTAACTTCTTCACACCATGTTTTCCAtcccaattttttcgtatgtacaCAACCCGATGTTTCCTCACATTCTCCATGGTTTTACCGAAGATGGCATTAATCATGAGTTTGAATAATGCTTTTTCAAACTCATTTGAGGCGTTCTTGCGCATCTCggtattgaaatcaatatatggtttcaaccatgcagattgatcgaattgtaacacacggtggtattttgttaccttaacaccgagttgtgtatacagttttaaattcctgtagtgcacgacatagttggtcttattgtaaagggttgacagaagatatttttgttttgatccagGTGGTTTCGTTGTCTCCGGACATGGCGGTAAATCGCTAAAGTTATCATGTAGATGTTGGGGTATTTCAAGGTCTACTTCTAAAATGTACCCGACTGGTGAATCATCTGCAACATCCTCGATGTTTGGTGTGTCGACCCACTTAAAATTTCCTGTTGGTAGGTATCCACACATTGCTGCACCATATAGGTTCACCACATCATAATACATAAGGTAGACATCTTCTTGAGTTTTATCATACCCCTCTTCCATGTACTTATTGTTTGCCTTAGCATAGCGATTAGAACATTGACTTACACCGCCTCTGATTCCTTTCTCGATAAACAACAAGTCATCAATATCCGTGAACAATTCCAATTTGATATTGGTGTATTTCAACATGGCGCTCCACGTATAGCCAGGAAGTGTGTAATAGTGACTAGGATCGAGATTATAGCTATGAATACAAGTgttacggaaattttcaaaaatatccgcaAGTAGTAACACATCAGTTTTCATATACAGGTCTGAATAATCACCTAGTGTATGTAAATTGAATGTGTTCCATACCTGTATCGCATGGTTATAATCCTCATCCGTTATGTGTTCATCTGTTAACACACTGTAGAAAGCCTCCTTTGGTGGTAATTTTGTCTCTTGGAGACGTCCCCAGCTACTCATGTATTCATATGGAAATACACCTTTTCTCGTtagcaattgaaattgttcatcattactgacctataaaaaattaaaaaacaaattacaaccctgtattaaaaattaattattttttatcatttacctctttatgtaaaatggattttttatcattatctaaatATGAGGCCAGATTTTCCAACTTGTCTGCGAGAAATCGGAAGGAATCAATGAATCTTAATTGAATGTCCGAGACGTGCTTTGTGAAACTGATgtacttttctttgttgatgggcaacacatcaacttgaccgtcgatttccgtcagcagagcttcaataataaaatgcgaaTCGTATCCACTTAAGTTGTGCATCACAACAGGTATCACCCTTGAATCTTGATAATGCAGATTACAAAATTGGTGTGCTGCTCCACGGTAGATacctaaaatagattaatataaaattagatgaaattaaaaaataataaataacctgCATTACCTGTGCGATGTGAATGGTCGCGAACACGTATGGAATTGGATACGAAATCTTTACCACAAATGTGACACTTCTCTGCTGACATAAAATCCAGTTCTTGTTCGACGGTGAGCGGATACATTGGTttaacgtgttttattttttgctctaaTGAGTACGCTACTTGTTCCAGTTCATGAACAAACCACTTGACACAATCAGCACCACGGTATGCCTTATAAAACGATTGGTTGGGATCATGGGTACAATGAACATAGTAACCTACACTGTAGGgtacatgtttttgaatattttttgtataagaccCATGATCCATTTCCATGTCTTCATGATGTTGTGGTACCAATAACGCCTCAAAGTCAGCGTACACCATATACTCAACACGTTCCTTGCTGTTGAAATCTTTGAACTCAACGAACCGCTCGTCATCAGTTTCAGGCATTCGTACCCGCACTGCTTCTTTCTCACCACAATTTACTGAATGCTGTTGGAGTTTGACTTCTGTAGCAAAATAGTTGAGACATCGAtcgcataaataaattttattcttgtatTTTGTTACACCCGATCGAGCcaactttgctaaattttttatcaagcaaaagtggtgactgttcccattctccacagccaatagatgaattttcttccccgcagtgttcgaactaacgcgtacagggaaaatttctaaatcaCGTAGAAACGTAACTTTGTAGCCGTACACGTTAATCGATAGCTGCGGgttcatcttttcaaatttattaatttgatccagagacatgggaaactttaatccatcatattttaaatgatatttatagtgCGGGTACTTAGTTAAACGTTGAGGATCCTTTTCAACCGGGTAAAGTGCTGACATTATCGACCATAAAAAGCAATGTTGGTCTTTATTCTGGACATTAATCACagccaatttatttttgatgactGGTGGTAGTTCACAAAATGTTCCAGCTGTGATCGGAGAGTACTTATTCATGTGGACTCGAATATTTATGATCATGTCAAGAGCCCAACCGCTATCGCGTTCCTggaattcttccaattttttcaacaaatagtttttgacatgatcagtgtaccactcctgcatgtccgttgtcagatacatttccttggccgacgttataaaagttttcaaatcctcCTCTTTGGTGGTGGGCTTAATGAAATTGCCCGTGAACATAATATACACCTGAAATAAAATCTCattagactatttaaattataaatcttaaattttacttaccttgagGGAATGATTCACTAGCTCACGCCGAACGTGTCTTCTAAACATTGGAAATGcccggttgaaaaatatatttggatcttTATAATCCAAATTGGTAATCATACCAGTCTTCACCCTGCCCTGGTGGTGGGTTTCAATTGTCTCCCAGATTAgatgtcgattttgttttttggtgacaCCACCACCTTGCTTAACTAAATCTAATCGCAGTCGGTGAAGTTGCCGctggtatgatttacaaagtccaatattagcttcaagacgcagaggattttctttctttaacatcAACATCTTTTTGAATAAGCGGATGTTCTGCTTATTAAGTATCATCCATCGCTCAGCTTCCTCCACCGTCTTGATGAGCCTCAACGCTCTCTCCACTTTCTTCATCATATCAGTGCTACCACCTTGAGGTACCACGTTTAGCGTCTGCATAACATTTCGTTCGTAGGTgtccatctttcaaaaaattatatttaagtttcacaataatatttaaaaaattttacacttaccgttatattttcaaatactaagcaaaatatacgttaccgaacgttcaacactaaagttaacttacaactgagtaatatttgttttttgtataaaatatatagactaagtttagaataataaatataccaaaaacaaaaaataataataataataataataataataataataataataataagggcaGGCAATCCCTAACCTCACGTCCGAGCCTAACACTAGGACACGTGCCATACCCGGTAACCATCAATTCCGCTCAAAGTGATGGGCTAACGAGGTGGGTCCGTGCTGACTCAGCGGAGCTAAATGAGTCaaatccaaaaaatgtcaaatttgagaagCAGATTTTTCGGTCCTCAGGCGGGTAGTAGTCGACCCAGTCCTACAGAACCCCGCCCCCCTGCAGGTGACGCTTCTACCTTACCTATAGGGGGTAGCTCTCACGGATATGAGGGAGAGCAATCAAATTTGGCTTTGGATCCCAGGCTAGTCCCGGAGACTAGACGTGCCGCTGACGACGAAGAGCCATCTCAAGGCACTTCTCAAGAAAGTCGAGCGAGCACACAAAACAGTCGTCTTCAGCGCTTTCAATGGACGAAGGCACTTAAGGCTGACCTGCTCACTTGCTACGAAGCAAGTGAACCATCGAGACGTGGCTATATGGGCAGGATGCACACCCTCTGGTGCGAAAAGCATCCCGAACTTTCCTATATGAAATCGCAACATCTACGCGATCAAGTATCCCGTCTCAAAAAAACCGGATTTGACAAACCCCGAACAGGACAAGAGAAACGATGCAGGACTACGCAAGCGGAAGTGAATCGAGGTGATGAGATAGAGCCGGCTGCTATTGGTGTAGTTCATTCTACACGTGAGACATTAGTCGCTGAGACGCAGGATGGAATATCTCAGGATGAGCCAGTATTAGAGAGTGAGAGATCTGATACTGAGACACAGGATCGGGTATGTCAAAATACCCCACCTTCACCTGTGTTAGAAGCTTCACCACCTACGCCTCCGATACCCGGAGATATCCCAGCACTACCTGTGTTAACGGCGGAAACAGCCACGCCACTCACTTCGACCACGGAAGCGAACGTAGAGGAAACTGCGATCCTTCCTGCTGAGCCACCAAACACTCGTTTGGAAGAGCTTAAAGAACGGTTTCAAAATATTCTGTTCATAACCGATAATGACCTTTCCAAACGCAAACGTCCCAAGTACCGCAAAACGTTTGCCAAAGCACAAGACCTTGCTTTAATCAACCAGATCGTCGACGATCATCTAAATCACACAAGTAGCCTACTCGAAATTGATAGCTCAGTCTATGCTGCAATGTGTGCTCTTTCTCCTGCCCCCAAGTCTACTGAGACAGCCGAGGAGAAAACACGCAAGCGTATAGAGCAACTTGACTCCAAGTTGACCCCTCTACGACAGACGGTATCACGTATCGAGTGTGTGTTAGAGTACCAGAAAGCTGGTAAACCCTTCACCCCAAAGGTGCGAGCCTTCGCGCGTGAACTCAGGCACCAACACCACACACTAAACAAGGGTATCCTGCTCACTATCAAGCAGCGAAACATTGAAAAGATACGTGCACTAGCTCTCGCTCGGAAAAAGCTAGTTAAACGCGAGAAGTGTATTCGAGAGAACAAGATCTTTGTATCGAATCCTTCCCGTTTATTTGCAAAACCCCCTTCTCTCGTCGAGAATCCACCTTCGATAGAGCAAATCGATGGCTACTGGcgtgatttatatgaaaagtcgactagtgtagataaaaatataagaccaaTCAAACTGTTCGAAAGGTTCTGCAACGCGCGCCTAGCAGAACAAGCGGTCCTAACATCTGTTACCGCTGATGAAGTATCCCTTGCTTTCAAAGGCAAGAAGAATCATTCGGCGCCTGGCATGGATGCTGTGTCCAACTTCTGGTGGAAACGTTTAACTTCCACACACGCACATCTTGCTAGGCACTTTACTTCATACATCCTTGGGTACGGGACCTTTCCAACGTGGTTCGCGGAAGGACGAACAGTTTTGATTCCCAAGAAAGGAGACCTTTCAGTTCCGAGCAATTATCGCCCGATTACATGTCTCAATACCGTGTACAAAGCGTTCACCTCCATTCTTAATGAACGCATACTCACAACCATAGAACCGGTTTGGCAGATGATATACGAGCAACGCGGCTCCAAACGAGGTATATCAGGTTGCAAAGATAATCTTCTTGTTGACAGATGTATCTGTCAAGACGCTCGTCAGTATCAGCGCGACCTGAGTATGGCCTGGGTGGATTATAGGAAAGCATTTGACACTACCTCTCACCAACTCATATTGGTGCTgctcaaatgtttgaaaattcaccCCGATATCATCAGATGCATCGAAGAGCTGTTACCTTTGTGGAAGACCAAATTTACCATTAGATGTGGTAAACGTACTGTCTCAACAGATCTGGTAACGTATAAGCGTGGTGTCTATCAAGGCGACAGCCTTAGCCCGCTTTTATTCTGCATCTCCCTTATGCCCCTTTCCTTGCGCTTGCGAGAAGAAACTGGTTACCGTTGTGGTCCCCCGGCAGATAGGAAGCATCAGGTAACTCATCTATTCTATATGGATGACCTGAAACTTTATGCTTCTTCTAAGAGCAGTCTATCTCAAGCTCTCAAAGCTGTCCATCAGTACACGAAGGCTATTGGCATGGAATTCGGACTTGATAAATGTGCCGTCATTCATTGTAAGAGGGGTCGTGTCCCTGATTACGATGCAGACGTGCAGCTCACAGATGGAAGCATCGTGAAACATCTCGATGAAGAAGAGCTCTACACATATTTGGGTGTCggtgaaaaccacattcaaagtgTGTCTACTGTCAAGGAAGCTCTTCGCGGCAGGTATAGGCACCGTCTTCGACAAATCTGGCAATCAGAATTGTCTGGGATCCATAAGATCCGTGCTACTAATATGCTTGCAATACCCATCCTTCTCTATTCTTTTGGTTCCATCAAATGGACAATAGAGGAGCTTAAGGAACTTGATAGAGGCACTCGCAAACTCATGAACGTTAATCGTAGTTTGCACCCACGTGCTTCTGTACCGCGTAATTACCTCCCACGGCAGCAAGGAGGTAGAGGTCTCCTATCCGTTGAATGTCTACATGATAGGGTAGTTTTAGGAATAGCTTGTCAGGTCATAAATAGTTCTGACCCTCTTATGAAACTCGTGCGCGATCATGAGTTACAGGGTAAAGGAGCATTCTTGTTCTCTGCAGCACAACATGCAGCGTCTAAATTGGGCCTTGCTTTTGATCCGTCTAATCGTGATCTTGATGATAACGTGGTCCTTCTCTCCAAATCTCGACTTCGTTCAGCTGTAAAACGAGCTGAAATACGCTCCCTCTTCGAAGATCATCGGAATCGTGACCATCAGGGAATGTTCTACCGTCATCTAGACACCTGTAGTCTTTCCGTTGATCTTACGTTCTCTTTTCTCCGATCAGCTGGACTCAAGTCCGAAACAGAAGGCTTTATCATCGCTGCCCAAGATGGTGTGATAGCGACGCTAActcaccaaaagtatgtatataagCAAGCAGTCCCCAGCACTATGtgcagagcgtgcaaatctcagccggagacgctgatg
It includes:
- the LOC123304860 gene encoding uncharacterized protein LOC123304860, which translates into the protein MPETDDERFVEFKDFNSKERVEYMVYADFEALLVPQHHEDMEMDHGSYTKNIQKHVPYSVGYYVHCTHDPNQSFYKAYRGADCVKWFVHELEQVAYSLEQKIKHVKPMYPLTVEQELDFMSAEKCHICGKDFVSNSIRVRDHSHRTGIYRGAAHQFCNLHYQDSRVIPVVMHNLSGYDSHFIIEALLTEIDGQVDVLPINKEKYISFTKHVSDIQLRFIDSFRFLADKLENLASYLDNDKKSILHKEVSNDEQFQLLTRKGVFPYEYMSSWGRLQETKLPPKEAFYSVLTDEHITDEDYNHAIQVWNTFNLHTLGDYSDLYMKTDVLLLADIFENFRNTCIHSYNLDPSHYYTLPGYTWSAMLKYTNIKLELFTDIDDLLFIEKGIRGGVSQCSNRYAKANNKYMEEGYDKTQEDVYLMYYDVVNLYGAAMCGYLPTGNFKWVDTPNIEDVADDSPVGYILEYDGARQ